The Hypanus sabinus isolate sHypSab1 chromosome 3, sHypSab1.hap1, whole genome shotgun sequence genome contains a region encoding:
- the LOC132390856 gene encoding general transcription factor II-I repeat domain-containing protein 2-like, which produces MVDMTAHLNTLNTALQGKGRTALHMLEDVLAFKRKLTVLARDLQKGTLSHFPNLREFKQGHDMIISEYLHSAIIAMQTSFGKRFCEFREEKNTLSFPVTPLSIDPSLLNTTALAGVSQPDLEMELADIADKDIWVSKFRRLTADLEDVARQKAVLAQKHKWSDIENLTDDSLRSCVKMKVTSYSPDVQTLCAEVQEQKSH; this is translated from the coding sequence atggtagacatgacagcgcacctgaacacgctgaacacagctcttcaggggaaaggacgtacagccctgcacatgttggaggatgttttggcattcaagcgcaagttgacagtgcttgccagagatttacagaaaggcactttgtctcacttccccaatttgagagagttcaaacaaggtcacgacatgataatttcggagtatttacattctgcaatcatcgcaatgcaaacatcgtttgggaaacgcttctgtgagttcagagaggaaaaaaacacattatccttcccggtcactcccttaagcatcgatccttccctactgaatacgactgcattggcaggtgtgagtcaacctgatcttgagatggaactggccgacatagccgacaaagacatatgggtgtccaagtttagacgcttgacagcagaccttgaagatgttgcccgtcagaaggccgttcttgctcagaaacacaaatggagtgatattgaaaacctcacagatgacagcttgcgatcctgtgtaaagatgaaggtgacatcatacagccctgatgtgcagacgctgtgcgctgaggtccaggagcagaaatcccattaa